atattttggaaaaatttgcgAGCTACTCCAAAGAACTATGCTCTGAGAAAAAGGCATCATGTGTGATTGGAAGTAGAACACTAAAATAAAGTTTCTTAAAAGTACAGGATAGAAACAAATCGATTAGATAGAGACAGACCGACGTGTTTGTACAGTTAGTAAGATACCGCACCATTTGCAGTATCATATTATAGCACAGTAAAACCTACATCGTAAGCGAGCAAAGCCTCATTGATCGCTTCAATCATGTGATCCCGATCGCTGGCCACAAATACTGATCGTGCACCAATTTTTCCAACAGTGTCCACTACCTGAAATTCAATTGATTATACTGATTAGGTAATTAACCTCTCAGATTAACGTTCCTCGATTCCCTCCAAAGGCAGCATACGAAGAAACTGAtaatgttgagatctctcatGTACAATACAGGGTATGAGCGTTTTCACACTCGATTCGATAAAATCAACCAAAGCTGAATCAACAGAGCTGAGAATGCCGAACTGTCGAGAGCTTGGAAATAGTGAATAATTCTCTTCTCAAATTCCAGAAGACTATTTCATGTATATTTTCGATGAAAAGGAGTTTTAACAAAGTTTTACTGACTTTACGACGTGTTCCGGAATGAGCAAAGATCTGCACTAAAAGCAACGTTTGAGAGATCAGTTTATACAAACACCCAGTTATTCGCTATAATTTGAAATGGCAAACAGATGTGTTTATTAGTAGGATGGAGATTAAAAATACAATAGCAAATACAGCCCGATAAATAAGGCCTAGTATTTTGCGGAACAGCTCGCGATGGAATCATCGCTAGCTCCAATGAAATTGTGGAATCGAGCGCAGGTCTCACACTTCGAGCAGAACTACGCACTGGCATCAGGGGTTAGATCGTTTTGTGCTGACTGTAACCCGTGAAAAGTTCTCGAACGTAGTCGAAAAACTTTTAAGGGAATAATCATGTGGTACCTTTTGCGATCTTCAACTCTGTTAATGAGATAGAAAACAAGCGATTGTGTTGCTCGCCGATCCTAGTCTAGTTTTCCCATTAGTTAGAACCATGTAAGAGGTGTCCTGAGATTTAGTTGTTCGGGGATTTCTTGATAGAACTGTGTGGATTTCACTCAGTTTATATGCCTCGATATCGCAAGATCATGGCAGGACCATCTTTAGCCctattagggagagatgagtggtgCTGGCAAGGATCCCACGTCGATCCCAACCGATaagctccatcgcaccgcttcgatcgcagccgcttacacgaCTTCATAGagattcaggtcgttttgacacaaAAACAGCATTACGAAAACGTGTTAAAAACTGTGACTGTTTGGTAAGTGAAATAGTAGCTAAGGCAAAATTCCTCATATTATTTCGTAAAGCAACAACGAAATCCTCACGCCAAAATATCAGTGTTATGCCGAAATCAGAAGCATTTAATAAGGCGTCCACTATCATTCCTAATGGCGCACATCTCTTCACTGACCTGCTCAATTATTGTAGTGGCTGATGGGGCACACATCTCTTTCGACAAAGTTCCGTCATAATGCTCTTGGGCATCACACTGCATTGAAGCGAAAAACTGCTGTCCCGGTGAAGAATTAACGTGTTCGCAAACACGAtcctataaaataaaactattctATCCGCAGCATTAAGATCTAAATAGTGTTTTTCACCCAGTCTTTATCGTTCCTTAGATGTATGCCTACATATGGGCGCGTAAGTTCCTCCTTAATGAACTGGATCGCTTTACCAGTAATACGTGAGCTCCATTTGAGGTACCTAGGACATCAAAGTTAAACTCAAATGAAATCATGAAGCAAAACAAGAGAAGAGTTTTACGAACTGAGCTTCTTAATGCATTAGAAAATTGATAAGCTTGAAAAGGTAACACCTTTTTAGCTAGAACAGTACTTGAAACAGACCACACCTTTGTAACTCCCACGTGGGTGGCCGTGAAGGAAAATGAGCGGGCGGTGATGGGAACGCAAGAACTGGGAAATCCAGAGcggaaaatctggaaaatatTACCAATTCACTCATCGCTTTCAtatcgttcattcattcaactCGCACTCAAGTTTTTAAATgtgataattttttaaaactccaGCTTTTGTCCCCTTTCTAAAGCTTACCTTCGCTGCCAACCAGACTTCGATCCTTTCACAGTCAGATCATAGCCACCAGGTATGTCACCAAAGTACGCATCATTCGCAAAAGAAACTCCGATTTTGTCCCAATATGGACCGAATGGATTCCCTTCTTTGGGATGACACCCAACGGGAGCATTTTCATCATAAAAGGATTTTCGTGGAGACCAGCACAGAGCTATAAGAGGAGAAGGAGAACTATAATTGAATCCTTAACATGATTCACTTATTTGCAACCAAGAAAAAGCAGGAAAGCTTAATGGTATATCAAAATGACTGGCTGACCCGCCCAAACTCACCTGTCCGATTTTCCGCGGGCCACAGTTTCGGCATAATATCACGCGTAAACTCAACCATAGCAACAATCTTCAAGTATTTTCTAATCTCAGATACTTGGAAAATGTTCTCGAATGGTACCATGGCCTAAATAAGGACTTTCTTCATCAAGTAAAGGAGGAAACACGTCCTCAAGAATGTACATACTGTGTTTGGATACGGGTACTCTATGAAGTTTGGCAAAACCAATGTCCTATCCAAGTAGTGAGTGAACTGCATTACTCCAAGGAGTTGGTCGACCTGGTTGCCAAATCGACCTACAAATGGGTGAAAAGGAAATGTAGACTGAACTGAGGCACGCTAGGTAGAATTCCACCTGAAGAAATTCTAGAAAGATCAAGAAAAACAGAGTGCCAAattaatataacataatactTACCCATACATGGGCAGAACACCACATATCCAGAAGGGTCGATGTTGGAGGCACACACTGTTGTCCAGATGCAGAGAAACGCAATTTCAAACATCATAGTTGAAAATGCTGAGTGGAGCAGAAACGTGATAAGCCTAGTGTACACGGCGGGTCGTAAAACAATCTCGGCCGATAAGAAGTGGTACACTTTTGCAAATAGGAGGAATCTCTAGAATGGCTTAATTCCTGAGAACGAAACAACATTTATCAGagatagaaaatttttaaaaggagAACTTTTAACGATGTTTCATGACAAACTTGATCACCCCATATGTCGCAAAGTGTTCAGTCCTTCTATCTTCTCGGACCCTAAGCCTAGACCTAAGACAAGACAAGTGTTAATCAGGGAAACGAGAAGTACAGAAAATATCTTACGAGAGCAGTTCATGGAACACTAGTAGACTTCAGTGGACATATGATGCGACGTGTCGCTGAAGGTTTAACAGTGTTCTGGGGTAAATCGCAGAGTGATTCATTTCGTCTACCCGTTCCCCGTCTCTCGCCTGAGATGTAGGCCAAGCAATTCATAGCTTTCCTCAAACGAAGCGTAGGTGTTCACAGGTCTTTATCGGTCAACCGCGCACAGGCGCTGCAACAAATCTAAGGACTTCCCGT
This is a stretch of genomic DNA from Necator americanus strain Aroian chromosome II, whole genome shotgun sequence. It encodes these proteins:
- a CDS encoding hypothetical protein (NECATOR_CHRII.G7527.T1) — translated: MINQRITDDRLSLVINLIKLILRFLLFAKVYHFLSAEIVLRPAVYTRLITFLLHSAFSTMMFEIAFLCIWTTVCASNIDPSGYVVFCPCMGRFGNQVDQLLGVMQFTHYLDRTLVLPNFIEYPYPNTAMVPFENIFQVSEIRKYLKIVAMVEFTRDIMPKLWPAENRTALCWSPRKSFYDENAPVGCHPKEGNPFGPYWDKIGVSFANDAYFGDIPGGYDLTVKGSKSGWQRRFSALDFPVLAFPSPPAHFPSRPPTWELQRYLKWSSRITGKAIQFIKEELTRPYVGIHLRNDKDWDRVCEHVNSSPGQQFFASMQCDAQEHYDGTLSKEMCAPSATTIIEQVVDTVGKIGARSVFVASDRDHMIEAINEALLAYDVKAHRLNPDDPLVSLAILGKADHFIGNCVSTFSHIVKRERDTRKQPLPTSYFGIKDKSKRIEL
- a CDS encoding hypothetical protein (NECATOR_CHRII.G7527.T3), producing MINQRITDDRLSLVINLIKLILPTILSPRRKKYEGSVISSHEVVLKFGRHSRSFFFGRFLLFAKVYHFLSAEIVLRPAVYTRLITFLLHSAFSTMMFEIAFLCIWTTVCASNIDPSGYVVFCPCMGRFGNQVDQLLGVMQFTHYLDRTLVLPNFIEYPYPNTAMVPFENIFQVSEIRKYLKIVAMVEFTRDIMPKLWPAENRTALCWSPRKSFYDENAPVGCHPKEGNPFGPYWDKIGVSFANDAYFGDIPGGYDLTVKGSKSGWQRRFSALDFPVLAFPSPPAHFPSRPPTWELQRYLKWSSRITGKAIQFIKEELTRPYVGIHLRNDKDWDRVCEHVNSSPGQQFFASMQCDAQEHYDGTLSKEMCAPSATTIIEQVVDTVGKIGARSVFVASDRDHMIEAINEALLAYDVKAHRLNPDDPLVSLAILGKADHFIGNCVGVESRKGENTSKRESLEVETSNRSRKESSGDVREVKDNGRITNAV
- a CDS encoding hypothetical protein (NECATOR_CHRII.G7527.T2), whose protein sequence is MHRCPGKYVKENPKYCLRFYSERSRLRVREDRRTEHFATYGRFLLFAKVYHFLSAEIVLRPAVYTRLITFLLHSAFSTMMFEIAFLCIWTTVCASNIDPSGYVVFCPCMGRFGNQVDQLLGVMQFTHYLDRTLVLPNFIEYPYPNTAMVPFENIFQVSEIRKYLKIVAMVEFTRDIMPKLWPAENRTALCWSPRKSFYDENAPVGCHPKEGNPFGPYWDKIGVSFANDAYFGDIPGGYDLTVKGSKSGWQRRFSALDFPVLAFPSPPAHFPSRPPTWELQRYLKWSSRITGKAIQFIKEELTRPYVGIHLRNDKDWDRVCEHVNSSPGQQFFASMQCDAQEHYDGTLSKEMCAPSATTIIEQVVDTVGKIGARSVFVASDRDHMIEAINEALLAYDVKAHRLNPDDPLVSLAILGKADHFIGNCVGVESRKGENTSKRESLEVETSNRSRKESSGDVREVKDNGRITNAV